In Acyrthosiphon pisum isolate AL4f unplaced genomic scaffold, pea_aphid_22Mar2018_4r6ur Scaffold_21444;HRSCAF=24000, whole genome shotgun sequence, the DNA window TTTCTGATTATTACCTAAGTACGTAACACTTTCCCGATTTTTTCATTTCCGTTAACTACTTCCCCGATTTATTAATATCtgcgtaataataattgttcgtgtgtaatttttatagtgtaaatatgtaatgtttTAGATCGTAGAATCGTACGGCGTACGTGGAGGTAGAACGAACAGAATTCCTACTGTTTGGGGACCATTTGGTAATttgcaactatattatatgtaggtaccaatgGAACGAACAAAATTCTTCGTTCCTGATTTATAATCCGAGACCGTGATTACAGGGGTACCTCTTATCACTAGTTGTTAgtctttatattttcttttcgtAGTTTTCGTGAcggaacaatatatttttttttacctcttGTCtggctaaaataataaataggtgcatttaaaaatgtatagtgtcCGGTAATAGATCTAATAACACCAATGTCAATCGTGAAGGAGTTATTTATCATGGGTGAGTAATGAGTATAAATTGGTTCTAGAAATTTAATCGCACAAACAAAAAACGCACAtggatttttgaataatattattgacatggTTAATTATCCAGGTGCGGGATACtgtgaaataattttgaaccgGTTTAGCCTAATAATTTCTACTTTATGTTTATTTTCCTAACCTAATATTAGCAATTTATTGTACTcattgatatttgttttaatatagaatTCCCAAGAGTGAATATGTGAGAAGAAAATGGCTTTAAGTTTTTGGTGTTGATCGTTGTCATAATTGGCAATGTATATGTAGGGATCATTTTTTAGAAGAAAACTATAAGCCGGGAAAaagcaatttatattttcaatcttaTGATTGAAATTGTTTTCCTTCTAAGTAATACTTCTCTAtctctataatttaatttttcatttttaatagcatttttattttaatataggtagttatgcTGCTCAAAGTAATGATGTTGAAACtggaaataatgtaattttaccaAAGGAACAAAATATAAGGTGAGTTGATGAAAGTTGTATTTGActagattttgtttttacaattatttaaaaatctataaaattggCTTATTATGATTAAAGCGATTACATAGAATCTGAATTTTACAGAGAGGAACATATTGAAAATGctgttgtatataattttaaaacacctGGACGGACTACTAGACTTACTAGAAACACTGAGGATatgagtaataaaaatataccggtcagtaaataagtattaatattcttaataaaaatggtCAATACAGTCTGATATCTatcttttttatgattttccatGCTTTCGTTATAGTATATGTAGGGCCTTGGTATTTAACGTCCTGGTTTCTCTTCTTTAGTAATTTAGTGCTTCTAATTAGACATCAGTAATATTCTTGtccacttatatttataaaatagttagtaGTTTGACCAACAATGTGTGTACTCTTTTTGGAAAACTCTTGGGATATATTTTTTAGCCACTACTACTTAGGACCATATCTACTGTAATTAATTGGCGATcagtatgattataaaatataaaaccataatgaTCATCTAATAACGCCCAAACTAAGCAATGTGTATATTTACTATAGGCTGttcattgtatcataatatacaaataaatatgtacccCACAACTTGTTTTGTACCATATACTGTACAGCTAATGAGGTACTGagaatcattgattataaatatcaataattgttcTTATATTGTTCTAATACCCTCTAGTTCCTAGAAAAAATAGTCTTTAGACTATCCTAAATATATAGACTCTATACAAACTAGACTATTGAATGTTATAtcactaaaatatgtatttagctcatgttatattttaatttgtactttaTAATTGACGACCTACctgtttctaattttaatatattatttttaatatgaattatgtctttaaattttaaaggacCATACTTCAGGATCTGGATTACGATGTTCCGTTAAAAACTGCTTTAACAGGCATTCAAAGAATCTTAGTCTCTTTGGCTATCCTAAGGATTTCACGCTCATGCTTAtggcataatttttaaaacaattattgtattttataaaataattattagttaatgaatgttatattatattatatttgtgtta includes these proteins:
- the LOC107884594 gene encoding uncharacterized protein LOC107884594, producing IVESYGVRGGRTNRIPTVWGPFGSYAAQSNDVETGNNVILPKEQNIREEHIENAVVYNFKTPGRTTRLTRNTEDMSNKNIPDHTSGSGLRCSVKNCFNRHSKNLSLFGYPKDFTLMLMA